From one Sorangium aterium genomic stretch:
- the drmD gene encoding DISARM system SNF2-like helicase DrmD → MEKPAAPPQEGQFVRVRARRYLVEKVQRVDDEDTAVTLACVDDDAAGATLEVLWERELDGTILKTDAFEAGRVDGFDRPDLFAAYLDTLRWSSVTSTDPQLFQAPYRAGISIKAHQLEPLRKALLLPRVNLLIADDVGLGKTIEAGLILRELLLRQRVRRVVVACPPSVVLQWRDELATRFGLAFRVLDRAYVLRVRRERGHATNPWATHQLFVVSHALLRDEAYAGLLRALLGSEGEPGGGARAGSLLILDEAHHAAPSSGAKYAVDSRFTRVIRDLAGRFEHRLFLSATPHNGHSNSFSALLEILDDTRFCRGAPIDPRDRDAVVVRRLKRDLKDALPGEIPERLVPQHDITGLPDNAPELELSRLLGRYRELRETRLAALPKGAQASAALVVTSLQKRLLSSIHAFARTLEVHRRSVTQRRTAATPSPPPPSTAQLTLLAEPPGMDDEDAERDEASIRAEEDAQIVRATAADPSVPSAEEISLLDRMQEIAQRHRTAPDERIRKLIDWIREHLCPDLAPLDAPVRTAPKAWTDRRVLIFTEYADTKDYVYQQLRTAICEPERVRSRIRTFHGGISDEVREEIKEAFNADPRVEPLRILVCTDAAREGVNLQNHCADLFHFDLPWNPSRVEQRNGRIDRTLQRAPEVRCHYFVFTQRPEDQVLETIVNKTRTIQKELGSIGAVVEGRLAALLERGVPLGRVADLRAAIEQLGEEPSRAAARREELEAARRPRQLAAELADLRELLERARRHLDYEGDRLRRAVDAALGLLGAGQLEPVTANDLRGAYRFPDLAARAAVDPSWLPLLDLLRPPREPSEALWDWRRRTSLRSVVFEDPGKLGAGVVHLHLEHPLVRRLLARFSAQGFVHHDLHRACVLRTRAAVPYAILFGRVALYGREAARLHNEITAVAGRVGGLDGREPLTILDDPAEPLALVREALADPALRDVDLDWARRTFLPSVPAHLEALGPRLKRRLDEQQRQADRLLAERGKKEATALVKIVTDQAKRLARHRAELKKRYGIGGGDQLLLGFAEDERDQILDDLAYWDRRLVELEPQALAEAARIREHYHVRSTRHEAVGLVYLWPQSG, encoded by the coding sequence ATGGAAAAGCCCGCAGCACCCCCTCAAGAAGGCCAGTTCGTCCGCGTCCGCGCCCGGCGCTACCTCGTCGAGAAGGTCCAGCGCGTCGACGATGAGGACACGGCCGTCACGCTCGCCTGCGTCGACGACGACGCAGCGGGCGCTACCCTCGAGGTCCTCTGGGAACGCGAGCTCGACGGCACCATCCTGAAGACCGACGCCTTCGAAGCTGGCCGCGTTGACGGCTTCGATCGCCCGGACCTGTTCGCCGCTTACCTCGACACGCTGCGCTGGAGCTCCGTCACCTCCACAGATCCGCAGCTCTTCCAGGCCCCATACCGCGCCGGCATCTCAATCAAGGCTCACCAGCTCGAGCCGCTCCGTAAGGCCCTGCTCCTTCCGCGGGTCAACCTCCTCATCGCCGATGATGTTGGCCTCGGCAAGACCATCGAGGCCGGCCTCATCCTTCGCGAACTCCTCCTGCGCCAGCGTGTCCGCCGCGTCGTGGTCGCCTGCCCGCCTTCGGTCGTCCTCCAGTGGCGGGACGAGCTTGCCACCCGCTTCGGCCTCGCCTTCCGCGTCCTTGACCGCGCTTACGTCCTCCGCGTCCGCCGAGAGCGAGGCCACGCCACGAACCCCTGGGCGACCCACCAGCTCTTCGTCGTCTCCCATGCGCTGCTGCGCGACGAGGCCTACGCCGGCCTCCTCCGCGCTCTGCTAGGTAGCGAGGGCGAGCCGGGGGGCGGCGCTCGCGCCGGGTCCCTCCTCATCCTCGACGAGGCGCATCATGCGGCCCCCTCCTCGGGCGCCAAATACGCGGTCGACTCCCGCTTCACCCGTGTCATCCGCGATCTCGCCGGCCGCTTCGAGCACCGCCTCTTCCTCTCGGCAACCCCGCACAACGGCCACTCCAATAGCTTCTCGGCGCTGCTCGAGATCCTGGACGACACGCGCTTCTGCCGCGGCGCGCCCATCGATCCCAGGGATCGCGACGCCGTCGTCGTCCGTCGGCTCAAGCGAGACCTCAAGGACGCCCTACCAGGTGAGATCCCCGAGCGGCTCGTCCCGCAGCACGACATCACCGGTCTCCCGGACAACGCTCCCGAGCTCGAGCTCTCGCGCCTGCTCGGGCGCTACCGCGAGCTGCGCGAGACGCGCCTCGCAGCGCTCCCTAAGGGAGCGCAGGCCAGCGCGGCGCTGGTCGTCACCTCGCTGCAGAAGCGGCTCCTCTCCTCCATCCACGCCTTCGCCCGCACGCTGGAGGTCCACCGCCGCTCCGTCACGCAGCGCCGCACTGCCGCCACGCCGTCCCCACCACCGCCCTCGACCGCGCAGCTTACGCTCCTCGCCGAGCCGCCGGGCATGGACGACGAGGACGCAGAGCGCGACGAGGCATCAATCCGCGCCGAGGAGGACGCCCAGATCGTTCGGGCCACCGCCGCCGATCCGAGCGTCCCTTCCGCCGAGGAGATCTCCCTCCTCGACCGCATGCAGGAGATCGCGCAGCGGCACCGCACGGCGCCCGACGAGCGCATCCGCAAGCTCATCGACTGGATCCGCGAGCACCTCTGCCCCGACCTCGCCCCGCTCGACGCGCCGGTCCGTACCGCGCCGAAGGCGTGGACCGATCGCCGCGTCCTCATCTTTACCGAGTACGCGGACACCAAGGATTACGTCTATCAACAGCTCCGGACCGCGATCTGCGAGCCCGAGCGCGTGCGATCGCGTATCCGCACGTTTCATGGGGGAATCTCCGACGAGGTGCGCGAGGAGATCAAGGAAGCCTTCAATGCCGATCCGCGCGTCGAGCCACTGCGTATCCTCGTCTGCACCGACGCCGCCCGCGAAGGCGTCAACCTCCAGAACCACTGCGCAGACCTGTTCCACTTCGACCTGCCGTGGAACCCCTCCCGCGTCGAGCAGCGCAACGGTCGCATCGATCGCACCCTTCAGCGTGCCCCGGAAGTCCGCTGCCATTACTTCGTCTTCACGCAGAGACCCGAGGACCAAGTCCTCGAGACCATAGTCAACAAGACCCGCACCATCCAGAAGGAGCTCGGTAGCATCGGCGCCGTCGTCGAGGGCCGCCTCGCCGCCCTCCTCGAGCGCGGTGTCCCACTTGGCCGGGTTGCCGATCTCCGCGCGGCGATCGAGCAACTCGGCGAGGAGCCGTCCCGCGCCGCCGCTCGCCGCGAAGAGCTGGAAGCAGCGCGTCGCCCGCGGCAGCTTGCGGCTGAACTCGCAGACCTGCGCGAGTTGCTCGAGCGCGCCCGCAGGCACCTGGATTACGAGGGGGACCGTCTCCGCCGCGCAGTCGACGCCGCACTCGGTCTGCTCGGCGCGGGGCAGCTTGAGCCAGTCACAGCGAATGATCTACGGGGCGCCTATCGCTTCCCTGATCTCGCCGCTCGCGCCGCGGTCGACCCGAGCTGGCTCCCCCTCCTCGATCTCCTCCGGCCTCCCCGGGAGCCGTCCGAGGCCCTCTGGGACTGGCGCCGCCGCACGTCTCTCCGTTCCGTCGTCTTCGAGGATCCTGGCAAGCTCGGCGCTGGCGTCGTTCACCTCCACCTCGAGCACCCGCTGGTCCGCCGCCTCCTCGCCCGCTTCTCCGCCCAGGGATTCGTGCACCACGACCTGCACCGAGCTTGCGTCCTCCGTACGCGCGCCGCCGTCCCCTACGCGATACTGTTCGGCCGGGTCGCCCTTTACGGCCGGGAGGCCGCGCGCCTCCACAACGAGATCACGGCCGTCGCAGGCCGTGTCGGAGGCCTCGACGGCCGGGAGCCGCTTACGATCCTGGACGATCCCGCCGAGCCACTTGCCCTCGTACGCGAGGCGCTCGCCGACCCTGCACTGCGCGACGTCGATCTCGATTGGGCACGCCGTACCTTCCTCCCCAGCGTCCCCGCCCACCTCGAAGCGCTTGGCCCGCGCCTCAAGCGCCGCCTAGACGAGCAGCAGCGGCAGGCCGACCGCCTCCTCGCCGAGCGCGGAAAAAAGGAGGCCACCGCGCTCGTGAAGATCGTCACCGATCAAGCGAAGCGCCTCGCGCGCCACCGCGCTGAGCTGAAGAAGCGGTACGGTATCGGGGGCGGAGACCAGCTCCTCCTCGGTTTTGCCGAGGATGAACGCGATCAGATTCTAGATGATCTCGCCTACTGGGATCGCCGCCTCGTCGAGCTCGAGCCGCAGGCACTCGCCGAGGCGGCGCGCATCCGAGAGCACTACCACGTCCGCTCCACCCGCCATGAGGCCGTCGGCCTCGTCTACCTCTGGCCCCAGTCCGGTTAG
- a CDS encoding dihydrofolate reductase family protein, which produces MGLLTFSINVTLDGCVDHQEGIVDDETHAFFTRLMDESGAMLWGRVTYEMMESYWPAVARGDEEAPPALREWAVKLETKPKYVVSSTRKDFPWTNSHPIAGDLRMGVQKLKDATPAGVLLGSGKLATELDRLDLIDEYKFLVHPKLAGHGPTLYQSGLPVTRRLELVSAKPLRCGAVAMHYRRAR; this is translated from the coding sequence GACGGCTGCGTCGACCACCAGGAGGGGATCGTCGACGACGAGACGCACGCCTTCTTCACCCGCCTCATGGACGAGAGCGGCGCGATGCTGTGGGGCCGCGTCACCTACGAGATGATGGAGAGCTACTGGCCGGCGGTCGCCCGCGGCGACGAGGAGGCGCCTCCGGCGCTGCGCGAGTGGGCGGTCAAGCTGGAGACCAAGCCGAAGTACGTGGTGTCGTCCACGCGCAAGGACTTCCCGTGGACCAACAGCCACCCCATCGCCGGCGATCTGCGCATGGGCGTGCAGAAGCTCAAGGACGCGACCCCGGCCGGCGTGCTCCTCGGCAGCGGCAAGCTCGCGACCGAGCTGGATCGGCTGGATCTCATCGACGAGTACAAGTTCCTCGTCCACCCCAAGCTCGCCGGCCACGGCCCGACCCTGTACCAGAGCGGGCTGCCCGTCACGCGGCGGCTCGAGCTGGTCTCGGCCAAGCCGCTCCGCTGCGGCGCGGTGGCGATGCACTACCGGCGCGCGCGCTGA